In Cryptomeria japonica chromosome 5, Sugi_1.0, whole genome shotgun sequence, the genomic window tttcatttttatttttccaACTTACTTTTCTGCAGAGATTCTATCGCATTTGTGACCCTTCATTACATTTCTCATTTCCTTTCGGGGTGGATCGTAAGGCCAATCCCTacgcaaaaaataaaaataaataaagacaaTATAGAGACATAACAGAAAGGATTAGAGGTACATTATACTGATGGACGTATATACAGTGAGTATGTGTTAGGGGCGTACTCTCCAGCCAAAAGGACCTGCTTCCGTAACTTAGCGCGGTGGCGAGCGCTAATGGCGAGGGGCTTCCATCGGCCGTCTTGCATATATCCCCATACTCCCTTCGATAGCTCGCCTTTGTATTTCTCCAGCTTCTCCCTCCATCCCATTACTTGTACAGCCTTCGCCCCTACTTTTTTCGCAGCCTTGGACGCCATTTGTCACCTTCGCGGCTTCTGGTTTCTTATTTACATGATTTCTAATGACTCTGGATGGACGATGGTTTTTTCCTTCCCTCTACTGCAAGTTTGAGGTTGCCTCTCCCAAAATTTTGACGGGAAATAGTTCTCGATTCCcctaatattttaaaataaataaataatttccttcatttttgttgctGATTTTTCATTGTTGTATTGAAAGAATGGTAGGGGAAGAGTATCAATAGATAATATAATTGTAATGACCGTCACTTTAATATCATGTTGACCCCCAAAACAAAAATTGTCAGTgcataaatataaaaatatcagtaaatatttattttaacactaatacatgttcacaaatgaattagtagttgaaaacaaaaaagttaaaaaaataaacaattattGATACATTTCCGATTTTAATACAAAACAACTTgtacaaataataaacattttttaattttttaaaaacttaatgtttacatttgccactttatgcaagtgacgaaaaagtacaaatgtactccaattacaattacatatgcacaactattggtgcattacatgacataaaaaaatcaattttagacttcttagacactcaagtgtacattcttccaaaaatcacttcacagcttcatgcattaaatggatctgcatttgATACCTGCATTTACAACAACTGGTGTAGGACTCCCCaatatccaagaatttgcataaaatcaaattaaaaaaaccaaGCTTCATTCAAAGCATAGAAGAAAATTGAACAATTCAAAGCAATGGAGGACTACATATTTAATACGACATTAccgactgtttcccacaaaaattcaaatttgaaaataactagctaccacaatcgaatgcattgcacattcgaattatattataagacagaaTTTTTTGTGTCGCTTtcactacaatccaattcattgcatatttttgAGCTCTGCAAATACCCTCTACACATTCCTTATTCAAGGGCGCACATTCAAGTTGGTACACACTGAATAACTAAATTCCCTCTGCAATCAACGTTAAATtctataaatctttcaattgaaattatattgttttcaataaaccagtatttctttcaatatagtcattgtaaataatattcacagcgatattggatgtccaatgatggtttacctcCTTCATAGctacattatgctttgtctattgatgatttctttgtatgtggtttacagtttcatttcaatgctctcttacagtttaataATGCTGAAATCATCACAGAGAATGGCAACACaattgaatatctcttcattttctttgaaaccccttcattatttatcatttcattttatgggtgtgttgttaaatggtgtctctctatttataatgccaaaatcattatagagaatgcaaaaaaatgattattgttcataattatttgaaaccccttcattatttatcattacaataatgtgtatgctTGATACTATTACTTAcaatgactatatatatatatatatatatatatatatatatatatatatatatatatatatatatatatatatatatatatatatatatatatatatatatacaccaggTTAGACAACTTTTATTAtaaagtttaaaatgggtggtcaaaaaatatGTTGAACACCCATAATAGCCTTCACGCGAACACGTTATGGGCCCACGTGGCATGAACTCCCGCTATCTTTTTgtcctaaaaacttagggaaatgaagattttttgtggcattttcaatttgttaatatactcactgtaaataatattatcaagcatgcaatatattacttccaataaatttcatatgagaaatacaacaacatcattcaatcattactcgtttgagaaatgaatcttcatcTCAATACTATATCAGCAATATCcagtttttaatcacatcacagttacatcttccACTCATGCATCTCGTGTTTCTAGTTtttctccttgttatataatgtttcaagttctatacgtgtgtgtgtgtgtgtatgtgtgtgtgtgtgtgtagacacacacacaacaccattttattttgttgaaacatGTTCGatgatgtaattgttcactatctaataaaatatcaacaatatccaattttcaatcacatcacagttacatactaaACTCCTGCATGGTTGTTTCGAGTTCTTTgactatatggttattgtctatattatcatgcatacaaaaatagagacatagtaccattttattttgttcaaagatgttcaatgatggatttgtactcattggtacctacataaattgatttgtttttcatcatttatcttaatggcattgagggtttcatttcaatgatttgtctctgtatatatatttatataggcacACACAGTTGCATTTGATCATTGGTACCTTATCGTTGCAGGTTCACTAAACATAATGGCACGAGGTAGAAAGGGAAATAGGTGTGTTAGACGTCGAACAGTTAGAGTCAATCATGGGGTGCACTTCCCCGATGAAGATAgttttgtccaaaatgaagacACAATGACTCCTATTGTAGATGACCATTCACCTAGCAATGCAACTAATGTGAAAAATATTGTTGTACATGACCATTCTACTACATATTGTAATCCTATTCTAGAAACACCACAAGTACAGGTGGCCTCAAAGGTTCCCAAACCAAAATGGAGCATGTTTGACCTGAATGAAGCAATATCATGCATAAAAGACAAGCACATGTCTCTCAGATGCACATCAATCAAGTATGGTATCCCCATTGTCTCTTTGAGGGCATGGCTGATGGGAACCACAACCACGACTGTGAGGGGTCCACGTACCATTTTATCaatagaggaggaggatgaagttgtccaatggtgcaaaGACATGGCTGAAATTGGTCACGGTCTCCAAATTAGTCAACTTCAATCAACTGTTGCCCAAAGTATCGAGAATAGGCCTAATCCATTCAAAAATGGGATGCCAGGGAGGTCATGGTGGGCAGGTTTTAGACGAAGGCACCATGATCTGACGATGAGAACAACAGAAGAAGTGGACTCAGATAGGGCTATTATGCTTCGACCTTctattgttgcctctttctatgacaacttggaggtaatgtacaacctcaatcactatggtagCAGTCAGATATGGAATTGTGATGAGACTGGTGTGCAAACtgggaggaattgtggaatgagaATGATAGCCAAATTGGGCCAGAGGTGTGTATCACACCTAATTTATAAGAGTAGAGAGTGGATTACTattttggcatgtgttagtgcatgtggtTTCAGCGTTcctggattttatttgttcaaatctaagaggcatatTTGAAACTACATTGCAAACTGTGAGCCAGGAGCATGCATGgcagtccaagaacatgcatggatgacaaaagagttgttcttaaattggttggaacattttgcaCATTCAGTCCCTGGTGGAGTTCCACCATCATGTACGACCCTACTGATCTTCGACGGTCATGGCAGCCATGTAGCCTTCGAGACAATTGAAGAAGCAAAGCGGATAGgtatagatttggtaacccttccGGCTCATGCAAGCCACAAACTGTAGCCACTTGATGTCTCTGCATTCTCACctttcaagaattatttcaaacaaCAAAGGAGTATATGGATGTCAAAGCACCCACAAATTaaaattggaagggaagagttggcaACTCTTGCGAGCAAGGCCTTTGCCCAAGCATTGACATCGGCTAATATAATCAGTGGCTTCTGCACAACATGGATTTGGCCACTTAACTGATATACATTACAAAATGATATGAGACCAAGTGAGGTATTTGAGGTTGCAGTTGATATACAACCAGTTGTTGGAACAGAGCATGATGCCACTTCAAGGGATGAAGAACCAGAGTATATGGCAGCGGAAGCTTGCTTGCGGTTGGCTGGTTATAATGAAGAAGACATTCAAGATTTTGTAGAACGCCATAGCGGAACACAAGCAACGGTTGAGGGTAGAAGTTTGACACCACAAACTACCGAAGTAGGTATGCCCGCACAAACTAGCCAGCCAAATGAGGGTTTGGAAAGTACATCAGCAAGCATGTCTTTGCCAACATAAGCTGAAAAAACAGACTAGACCCAAGAAGCAGCCAACTGtgatgatgtaaccctttccatgcCAAGTTTGCCAAAAATTGATCCAGCAGATGTGATACATTACTTCACCAATGGAGTCAACTGGGAGCAGCAAGATGGTGTTGATTATGAAGATGAAAATCACATAAGTGAAGACGAACCTGAGTTTGTGCCATGTACACAAGAGGATGGGCAGCAAGTGGCAAGGCAAATCACCAGATTTTGAAGACTTCCAGTGCAAAGAATGAATCAATCTTCGCGTGGAGGTAGGAAAGGGGTGCTACGTCTTAGTAACCAGTCACAAATGTTGACATCtgatgagtacattcaaagggaaaaagataaagaggttgaaaggaaaagagatgagGAATTGGCAGAATGAAAGAAAGAACGGATGAGACAGAGGAAGGCACAACGTGAAGTAGAAACgatagaaaaggaggctatgagggTGGAAAAACAGGCCAAAAAATTGCAGGATTCCCAAGACAAGTTCATTCGAAGACAAGACAAGGCAAAGAAAGATGCAGAACCAAAGCTTGAGAAGGCGAGGATGAAAGCTAAAAAGGCAACCAAGCGTGCAAAGAGGACAAAAGATGTGGCCACAGTTGCAAAACCTCTACCCATCTGACACCCAATTCTCATGAaaatgatgaacctcttgtccctATCCTTTGTAGCTATTAATACAACGTAAGTTGGGATTGCACCTGGATCCTTAGACACCAAGCAACTTACTTCAGGTGTAAACCAGGCATTCCTTGCTCAAATAGGAAGTTGCTTACAAACCCCTCCCAGCCAAGAAAACATTGTTGTTGGGCCAAACCCTAGTAGGCCACAATATGTTGGGGTTGGATTtgtgacacctcctccatttaatactCATATCGAGAATTGATCAATTATATTTTGTGAGCCCTCCGAAGAGCAGATTTTGAGTTTTGATATAATtgtgatgtgattatagaatgatatactgccatattttgtaatgtttttaGAACTCCATTATTTTTCAGATATCTCAGATGgatattccaatgaattgatggtgttgtaAATCTTGTATATTTGTTTTTTGtgatgtgatatttctcatatatcagttgaactgatctcatatatttctcactatcaaaacaGGCCACACAAGTGTTCAAATTGCTCACTATCAAAAAGTCCATATCAATGGCATTTGATTATTCAGATGCCACTGATATGTCcgcttttgatagtgagaaatttgaacacttataagtattcaaattgcagtcatcatatataaattgcagtgtctaatatgtctactaggtcattgcatctaaaatgataaaaggaagtgtccTATTTGTAAAAAGGCACCAGACAAAGAGTTATTTTCTAGTGCCTTGCAAGATATCTTGTTAGCTACCAAGTTTCCTTGTTGGCAGTATCTAACAAAATATCTTTTAAGGCACTATAAAACATTTATTTGTTTGGTTTTTTTCTCAAATAGGGCACTTCCTTTTGATAAATgtgaactaagtgtgtttcttgcattaatatgaactaagtgatgaatttaaacaaattgaaacataaacaattcagaaattgaaacataaacaattcacaaattgaaatataaacaaatcaaaaattgcattgtctactagatcattgcaaaagtaaagtcccacaaagagaagattgaaacatatgaactaggtgaggaattttaaaaaattgaaacataaacaatttagaaattgaaacataaacaattcacaaattgaaacgtaaacaaatcacaaattgcattgtctactagatcattgccaaagtaaagtcatattGACTTTACCTGAGAGGAAGGCTTGTTGTCTTCGAAATAGTGACTCCTAGATCATTGCCTGCCATAACAATcgcaacaaaatgcaaaacaaacttaagtgtgttaataaacacatttaataagaaatgcataactacctaagatatctacacaaattaatataaatgtaagcattaaaggcataatctccaaagaattgaagtgtgttaataaacacatttacattgatatgatgatcttccacaGGTATGGTCATTCCCTCGATGCTCTAGCACGCCTGCAAAAAATAGTAATAATCGAGGGTAGCGTAATGTTGTAACAACAAATCATTCATACATTATTGAATGCAGAACAACTTTTTGACTGTCTTTAACATTtgacaacatgcatacaatccttacgcattcatatatacatattcaaatgcataagtacacacatacacatatccaccaacatacatatgcacatgtgcatagaattgcacatatgcacatatacatgcatatgcatatgtataacatacatacatattgcaaacaaatagttacataaggaatgtgcaaagggaatttgcaaaactcaaaaatatgcaatgaattggattgcaATGAAAGTGACTTGGAAAATTCTgtcatataatataattcaaatgtgcaatgcattcgattgtggtagctagctattttcaaatttaattttttgtgGGAAACAGTCGATCATGTCATACtaaatatgcagtcctccattgctttgaattgttcagttttcttctacacacacacacacatgtgtgtgtgtgtgtgtgtgtgtgtgtgtatggacaataaccatgtgtgtgtgtgtgaacaataaccatataggcacattaaattgtaagagagcattgaaatgagaCTACAAACCCCATACAAATAAATCgtcaatatacaaagcataatgcagctacaaAGGAccataaaccatcattggacatccagtatggttgttaatattatttacaatgactatattgaaagaaatgttggtttactgaaaatagtataatttaaattgaaaaatttataacatttaacattgactaTAGAAGGAATTTAGTTATTCAGTGTGTACCAATCTGAATGAGCGCCCTTGAATAAGGAAACTGTTGTTGATCATAGCAAGTTTTgtagctatatggttattgtccatatacatatacatttatatagacaataaccatatagccacaaaactcgaaacaaccatcattatagaacatattatgctattgcgtgtgtttcttcatgtatacatatacatgtatatgtgcatacatgtacacgtgtatatgtatatatacatatacatatatatgtatatatacatatacatatatatgtatatgtgtgtatatgtgtgtatatctaTGTACGTGTATACAtagatatggacaataaccatagaGGCACAAAACTTGAAACTatatataacaaggagacaaactaaaagcatgagatgcaggagtaaaatatgtgactgtgatgtgattgaaaactggatattgttgatattctattatatagtgaacaattccatcattgaacatctttcaacaaataaaaatgctaccatttgtgcttgtataaatatatagagagagacatatcattgaaatgaaaccctcaatgccattgaaataaatgatgaaaaaaaaatgtagatattgtattaagatgcagattcatttgtcaaatgactaatgattgaatgatgttgttgtatttctcatatgaaacttattggaagtaatatagtgtatgtctgataatattatttacagtgagtatattaacaaattgaaggcagagcaaacaaGAAAATaccacaaaaaatcttcatttctccaagtttttagggcaaaaaagatagcgAGAGTTCGTGCCACGTCCATAACGtgtatgtgagaaggttgttatatgtcgacaataacacacacacacacacacacacacacagatatatatatatatatatatatatatatatatatatatatatatatatatatatatatatatatatatatatatatatatatatatatatatatatgaggataacAACTTTATAGCCAGTATCAGACGTACACgttattgtaatgataaataatgaaggggtttcgaataattatgaacaataatcaatcttttttgcattctctgtaatgattttgacattataaatagagagacaccatttaacagcgcacccataaaatgaaatgataaataatgaaggggtttcgaacaattttgaacaataatcattttttttttgcattcactgtaaggatttcggcattataaacagagcgACACCATTTAATAGTGgtcccataaaatgaaatgataaataatgaaggggtttcaaacaattatgaacaataaccaatttttttgcattcagtgtgatgatttcggcattataaatagagagacaccatttaacagcacacccataaaatgaaatgataaataatgaaggggtttcgaacaattatgaacaataatcaattatttttgcattcactataatgatttcgacattataaacagagagacaccatttaacagcacacccataaaatgaaatgataaataatgaaggggtttcgaagaattatgaaaaataatCATTTTTTGTTGCATTCATTGTAaggatttcgacattataaacagagagacatcATTTAACAACGCATacaccatttaacaacacacccataaaatgaaatgataaataatcaaggggtttcgaacaattatgaacaataatcattttcttttgcattcgttgtaatgattttggcattataaacagagaaacaccatttaacaacgcacccataaaatgaaatgataaataatgatggGGTTTTGAAGTAAACGAAGTGATATTCAATTGTTTtgccattctctgtgaggattttggcattataaatagagaaacGCCATTTAACAGTGCAACCATAAagtgaaatgaaaaataatgaaggctTTTTGAAGTAAACGAATAGATATTCAATTGTTTTGCCATTCTCTATGAGGATTTCAGCATTATTAAACTGtaacagagcattgaaatgaaaccctaaaccGCACACAAAGAAATCAttaatagacaaagcataatgcaactacGAATGAgaaaaaccatcattggacatccaatatgaaAGGAGGAAGAGTGTGACCGTTACCTGGGAGCGCAGAGTCGAAATGGAGGAGAGTTGACAAAATGTTGTAGAGGAGAAATGGAGGAGAGTCGATGACGAGTgaacaaaatagtcacaaaaaatcttcatttccctaagtttttagggcaaaaaagatagcggGAGTTTGTGCCACGTGGGCCCATAATGCATACGCGGGAAGGGGGTTATGGGTGGTCAACATTTTTTTTAACCACCACTTTTAAACATTTTATATTCAATGTATTTTTAATAATATGCATAACATAAACTTtttaggttaatttttttttataaaaaggtgaaaaacatATTAGTTTTTAGGTATTTTATAAATAGATATTGGCCTTTTCGTGTGCGGGTATTGGCGCAAAAGAGGTCAAGTAATGGGTGACAATTTGAAATGactact contains:
- the LOC131033889 gene encoding uncharacterized protein LOC131033889, producing MASKAAKKVGAKAVQVMGWREKLEKYKGELSKGVWGYMQDGRWKPLAISARHRAKLRKQVLLAGEDWPYDPPRKEMRNVMKGHKCDRISAEKRANTAELMKQMPQMLLDYKKRRWEKKMREEEEEKK